The Streptomyces kanamyceticus genome window below encodes:
- a CDS encoding SIMPL domain-containing protein, with product MDNTPAPYGTPDAPRVAVRGEAHLEVEPEIARISITVSARGTDRRDTLNDLTRRNTTVLDLIKSYGDEVEKLETGAFSISPEPAKHGRGERIRAYHGRVHLTAELNDFTALGELTTRLADLDLTRVEGPWWALRNNSPHHARARQQAVREAVTRAREYAEALNTSLAALVELADIGAENSPAHGYGAPPGAMRSVAYGGAPGAATEAAPLDLEPQRQHVYATVNARFTMAPPALGTGTAR from the coding sequence ATGGACAACACCCCCGCCCCCTACGGCACCCCCGACGCCCCCCGCGTCGCCGTCCGCGGCGAAGCCCACCTCGAAGTCGAACCCGAGATCGCCCGCATCAGCATCACCGTCAGCGCCCGCGGCACCGACCGACGCGACACCCTGAACGACCTCACCCGCCGCAACACCACCGTCCTCGACCTCATCAAGTCCTACGGCGACGAAGTCGAAAAACTGGAGACCGGCGCCTTCTCCATCAGCCCCGAACCCGCCAAACACGGCCGCGGCGAACGCATCCGCGCCTACCACGGCCGCGTCCACCTCACCGCCGAACTCAACGACTTCACCGCCCTCGGCGAACTCACCACCCGACTCGCCGACCTCGACCTCACCCGCGTCGAAGGCCCCTGGTGGGCCCTGCGCAACAACTCGCCCCACCACGCCCGCGCCCGCCAACAAGCCGTACGCGAAGCGGTCACCCGCGCCCGCGAATACGCCGAAGCCCTGAACACCTCACTCGCCGCCCTCGTCGAACTCGCCGACATCGGCGCCGAGAACAGCCCCGCCCACGGCTACGGCGCCCCGCCCGGAGCCATGCGCTCCGTCGCGTACGGCGGAGCGCCCGGCGCCGCCACCGAAGCCGCACCCCTCGACCTCGAACCGCAACGCCAGCACGTCTACGCCACCGTCAACGCCCGATTCACCATGGCACCACCCGCATTGGGGACCGGAACAGCACGCTGA
- the pyk gene encoding pyruvate kinase yields MRRAKIVCTLGPATDSYDQIKALVEAGMDVARFNLSHGTYAEHEERYQRVRKASEETGRSLGILADLQGPKIRLGRFREGPVLLERGDEFTITVEEGVQGDRQTCGTTYGGLAEDVTTGERILVDDGKVTLEVTAVDGPRVTTTVIEGGMVSDHKGLNLPGVAVSVPALSDKDEADLRWALRSGFDVIALSFVRSGRDIEDVHRIMDEEGRRLPVIAKVEKPQAVENIEDIVAAFDGIMVARGDLGVEMPLEQVPIVQKRAIKLAKRNAKPVIVATQMLDSMIDNSRPTRAEASDVANAVIDGTDAVMLSGETSVGKYPIETVKTMGRIVEAAEEDILAKGLPPLTERNKPRTQGGAVARAAAEMGDFLGAKFLVAFTQSGDTVRRLSRYRSPIPLLAFTPDAATRSQLNLTWGVETFLGPHVESTDAMVDQVDEMLLKIGRCQKGDIVVITAGSPPGVPGSTNLVRIHHIGEDDSPK; encoded by the coding sequence ATGCGCCGAGCAAAAATCGTTTGTACCCTGGGACCCGCCACCGACTCGTACGACCAGATCAAGGCCCTGGTCGAAGCCGGAATGGACGTAGCCCGCTTCAACCTCAGCCACGGCACCTACGCCGAGCACGAGGAGCGCTACCAGCGCGTACGCAAGGCCTCCGAAGAGACAGGACGCAGCCTCGGCATCCTGGCCGACCTTCAAGGCCCGAAGATCCGCCTCGGCCGCTTCCGCGAAGGCCCCGTACTCCTTGAACGGGGCGACGAGTTCACCATCACCGTCGAAGAAGGCGTCCAAGGCGACCGCCAGACCTGCGGCACCACCTACGGCGGCCTCGCCGAAGACGTCACCACCGGCGAACGCATCCTCGTCGACGACGGCAAAGTGACCCTGGAGGTCACCGCGGTCGACGGGCCCCGAGTCACCACCACCGTCATCGAAGGCGGCATGGTCTCCGACCACAAGGGCCTCAACCTCCCCGGCGTCGCCGTCTCCGTCCCCGCACTCTCCGACAAGGACGAAGCAGACCTCCGCTGGGCACTGCGTTCAGGATTCGACGTCATCGCGCTGTCCTTCGTACGCAGCGGACGCGACATCGAAGACGTCCACCGCATCATGGACGAAGAAGGCCGCCGCCTCCCCGTCATCGCCAAGGTCGAAAAGCCCCAGGCCGTCGAGAACATCGAAGACATCGTCGCCGCCTTCGACGGCATCATGGTCGCCCGCGGCGACCTCGGCGTCGAAATGCCCCTGGAACAGGTGCCGATCGTCCAAAAGCGCGCCATCAAGCTCGCCAAGCGCAACGCCAAACCGGTCATCGTCGCCACCCAGATGCTCGACTCGATGATCGACAACTCCCGCCCCACGCGCGCCGAGGCATCCGACGTCGCCAACGCCGTCATCGACGGCACCGACGCCGTCATGCTCTCCGGCGAGACCAGCGTCGGCAAATACCCCATCGAGACCGTCAAGACCATGGGCCGCATCGTCGAAGCCGCCGAAGAGGACATCCTCGCCAAGGGCCTGCCGCCCCTGACCGAACGCAACAAACCCCGCACCCAAGGCGGCGCAGTCGCCCGCGCCGCCGCCGAAATGGGCGACTTCCTCGGCGCCAAGTTCCTCGTCGCCTTCACCCAGTCCGGCGACACCGTGCGACGCCTCTCCCGCTACCGCTCGCCGATCCCGCTCCTCGCCTTCACCCCCGACGCGGCCACCCGCTCCCAGCTCAACCTCACCTGGGGCGTGGAAACCTTCCTCGGCCCCCACGTCGAATCCACCGACGCCATGGTCGACCAGGTCGACGAAATGCTCCTCAAGATCGGCCGCTGCCAGAAGGGCGACATCGTCGTCATCACGGCAGGATCCCCGCCCGGCGTACCCGGCTCGACGAACCTCGTCCGCATCCACCACATCGGCGAGGACGACAGCCCCAAGTAG
- a CDS encoding bifunctional metallophosphatase/5'-nucleotidase, producing MPLNRRKFLGTSAATGVGVALTGAAAAPSVAHAHGKPAKRKKRYSFTVLGTTDLHGNVFNWDYFTDKEFDDKDHNDVGLAKISTLVNEIREEKGRRNTLLIDAGDTIQGTQLSYYYAKVDPITAEHGPVHPMAQAMNAIGYDAAALGNHEFNYGIPVLRKFEEQCDFPLLGANALDAKTQKPAFPPYFMKRLRTPHGRDVKVAVLGLTNPGIAIWDKANVQGKMTFPGLEEQAAKWVPKLRSMGADVVIVSAHSGSSGTSSYGDQLPYIENAAGLVAEQVPGIDAILVGHAHTEIPEYFVENKETGKKVVLSEPLKWGQRLTLFDFDLVWAKGRWTVEKVGAKVLNSNTAAEDKKVTRLLADEHEKVVAYVNQVIGTSTAAMSTAEGPFKDVAIIDLINEVQKETVAAALKGGAYAALPVISQASCFSRTARIPAGDVTIKDAAGLYPFENTLEARLLTGAQLKEYLEFSARYYVQTPAGGPVDPAKLTNAENIPDYNYDAVSGLTYEIDIAKPAGSRIAKLAFEGKELDPKAQFVLAVNNYRASGGGNFPHVAGAKQLWANSEEIRNTIIGWVKAKGTVDPGQFASVDWKLTRDGTPVF from the coding sequence ATGCCGCTGAACCGCAGGAAGTTCCTGGGCACGTCCGCCGCCACCGGTGTGGGCGTGGCGCTCACGGGGGCGGCCGCCGCGCCGTCCGTCGCCCATGCCCACGGGAAGCCCGCGAAGCGGAAGAAGCGGTACTCGTTCACCGTGCTCGGCACGACGGACCTGCACGGCAACGTCTTCAACTGGGACTACTTCACGGACAAGGAGTTCGACGACAAGGACCACAACGACGTGGGTCTGGCGAAGATCTCCACGCTCGTGAACGAGATCCGTGAGGAGAAGGGCCGCAGGAACACCCTCCTGATCGACGCGGGCGACACCATCCAGGGCACCCAGCTGTCGTACTACTACGCCAAGGTCGACCCGATCACCGCGGAGCACGGCCCGGTGCATCCGATGGCGCAGGCGATGAACGCGATCGGGTACGACGCGGCGGCGCTCGGCAACCACGAGTTCAACTACGGCATTCCGGTGCTGCGCAAGTTCGAGGAGCAGTGCGACTTCCCGCTGCTCGGGGCGAACGCCCTTGACGCGAAGACGCAGAAGCCCGCCTTCCCGCCGTACTTCATGAAGCGGCTTCGCACCCCGCACGGCCGCGATGTGAAGGTCGCGGTCCTCGGTCTCACCAACCCGGGCATCGCGATCTGGGACAAGGCGAACGTGCAGGGCAAGATGACCTTCCCCGGCCTTGAGGAGCAGGCCGCGAAGTGGGTGCCGAAGCTGCGTTCGATGGGTGCGGACGTCGTGATCGTGTCGGCGCACTCCGGGTCGAGCGGCACCTCGTCGTACGGCGACCAGCTGCCGTACATCGAGAACGCGGCGGGTCTGGTGGCCGAGCAGGTGCCCGGCATCGACGCGATCCTGGTCGGGCACGCGCACACGGAGATTCCCGAGTACTTCGTGGAGAACAAGGAGACGGGCAAGAAGGTCGTCCTGTCCGAGCCGTTGAAGTGGGGCCAGCGCCTGACCCTGTTCGACTTCGATCTGGTGTGGGCCAAGGGCCGCTGGACGGTGGAGAAGGTCGGCGCGAAGGTCCTGAACTCCAATACGGCGGCGGAGGACAAGAAGGTCACGCGGCTGCTCGCCGATGAGCACGAGAAGGTCGTCGCGTACGTCAACCAGGTCATCGGCACGTCGACGGCGGCGATGAGCACGGCCGAGGGCCCGTTCAAGGACGTCGCGATCATCGACCTGATCAATGAGGTGCAGAAGGAGACGGTGGCGGCGGCGCTCAAGGGCGGCGCGTACGCTGCGCTGCCGGTGATTTCGCAGGCTTCGTGCTTCTCGCGTACGGCGCGGATCCCGGCAGGTGACGTGACGATCAAGGATGCGGCGGGCCTGTATCCGTTCGAGAACACCCTGGAGGCGCGGCTGCTCACGGGTGCGCAGCTGAAGGAGTACCTGGAGTTCTCGGCACGCTATTACGTACAGACTCCGGCGGGCGGTCCGGTGGACCCGGCGAAGCTGACGAATGCCGAGAACATTCCGGATTACAACTACGACGCGGTGAGCGGTCTGACGTACGAGATCGACATCGCGAAGCCCGCGGGGTCGCGGATCGCGAAGCTGGCGTTCGAGGGCAAGGAGCTCGATCCGAAGGCTCAGTTCGTGCTCGCGGTGAACAATTACCGGGCGAGCGGTGGCGGGAATTTCCCGCATGTGGCGGGTGCCAAGCAGCTGTGGGCGAATTCGGAGGAGATCCGGAACACCATCATCGGCTGGGTGAAGGCGAAGGGGACGGTCGACCCGGGTCAGTTCGCGTCGGTGGACTGGAAGCTGACCCGGGACGGTACGCCGGTGTTCTGA